The following are encoded together in the Parabacteroides chongii genome:
- a CDS encoding glycoside hydrolase family 2 TIM barrel-domain containing protein, giving the protein MKYTNILYSLFLLAGLLSGYGCNAASSGRQVLDMNTDWAFFRGDVSDGSRMDLDDSGWMPVVLPHIMQLETKHCGGNSIYDGVGWYRRYFKLPETDKDKRIVVSFEGVMTNCDVYLNGKKITEHHGGYMGFVADLTDHVDWNGNNVLAVRVSAEHDPLTPPGKPQDKMDFYYYSGIYRGVRMVITDKIYITDPLQEEIVAGGGQFITFPEVTKERARVHVATHIRNQSDTNETLTLFSQLKDSTGNVVAGIKTPVDLQQQSDETVAQDLIVDNPALWHPYAPYLYTLQTQILSGEKVLDETEEKVGIRTIRYTAEEGFFINGEKLYMRGANRHQAFANVGDAASNSMQVRDAIDLKQGGYNAVRAAHYPSDPAFLDACDKYGLLVVECIPGWQFYNPDSTFIKRLYDVGRRMIRRDRNHPSVVLWETALNESRYPVSLAKEIQELSHAEYPGDQMYTAGDYFGHADMEPYYDVFYKQVSKFPKDGDVMSNYPEDFIVVKPLFTREWGDGVGEKPRVSLKENEEEQMRQCRSRIEQLNGKGYFDWCMLDANPHMGGHFVWSYNDYARGSQDETMYSGVVDINRYPKFSYFMLQSMRDKSVSQPGLYDGPMVFIASYNASAGFTSSTTDITVFSNCDEVKLYRNDQLIGKQTREERTPLYRPVVEKGGSPVFIFNAGEYEAGTLKAEALVDGKVVATHHVTTPEQADHLVVDIKTNGIIPVADGSDMIPVYFKVCDKNGTLVYNSRQEIRIRVSGEGTLIGDTISRIGINPQKVEGGIGFAFIRTTKKAGKIVVEVTADGLSAGRAEVVSEPFRNSYLPDGEHAAFKGQEEDNVVVKPSSWQKRILERPRLKIASVQVGSSQNGYPSSNIIDNDDHTWWIAGEDKLPQVITLALDRPGYVAASRILFQKDSSSYKHKVETSQDGERWELLYERECTGWEFKPMTVDREIKYLRLTIENVSEGRAGLGEISLY; this is encoded by the coding sequence ATGAAATACACAAACATACTCTATTCCCTTTTCCTGCTTGCCGGTCTGCTTTCGGGATATGGCTGTAACGCTGCCTCTTCCGGCCGTCAGGTATTGGATATGAACACTGACTGGGCTTTCTTCCGGGGCGATGTAAGTGACGGCAGCAGGATGGATTTGGATGATTCCGGCTGGATGCCTGTCGTCCTGCCGCATATCATGCAACTGGAAACAAAGCATTGCGGAGGAAACTCGATATATGACGGTGTCGGTTGGTATCGCCGTTATTTTAAGCTCCCGGAAACAGATAAGGATAAACGAATCGTTGTTTCTTTTGAGGGAGTTATGACAAACTGTGATGTTTATTTGAACGGAAAAAAGATAACGGAACATCATGGCGGTTATATGGGATTTGTGGCTGATCTGACAGACCATGTCGACTGGAACGGTAATAATGTGCTGGCAGTCCGTGTCTCTGCTGAACATGATCCGCTGACTCCTCCGGGAAAGCCGCAGGATAAGATGGACTTCTATTATTATAGCGGTATATACCGGGGTGTCAGGATGGTTATTACCGATAAAATATATATAACCGATCCTTTGCAGGAAGAGATAGTAGCCGGTGGCGGCCAGTTCATCACTTTTCCGGAGGTGACGAAAGAAAGGGCAAGAGTCCATGTCGCCACACATATCCGTAATCAATCGGATACGAATGAAACGTTGACCTTATTCTCTCAGTTAAAAGATTCTACGGGGAATGTGGTTGCCGGAATAAAGACTCCGGTCGATTTGCAGCAGCAGTCGGACGAAACAGTAGCGCAGGATCTGATTGTCGACAATCCCGCCTTATGGCATCCTTACGCACCCTATCTTTATACCTTGCAGACACAAATCCTATCCGGTGAAAAAGTACTGGACGAGACAGAGGAGAAAGTCGGTATCCGTACGATCCGTTACACGGCGGAGGAGGGTTTCTTTATCAATGGAGAAAAACTGTATATGCGCGGAGCCAACCGTCACCAGGCTTTTGCCAATGTCGGTGATGCCGCTTCCAATTCGATGCAGGTACGGGATGCGATCGACCTGAAGCAGGGTGGCTACAATGCCGTCCGTGCCGCCCATTATCCGAGTGATCCGGCTTTTCTGGATGCCTGCGATAAGTATGGCCTGTTGGTTGTCGAATGTATTCCCGGCTGGCAGTTTTATAATCCCGATTCCACATTTATCAAACGTCTTTATGATGTAGGACGCCGGATGATTCGCCGGGATCGGAATCACCCTTCCGTCGTACTTTGGGAAACGGCGCTGAATGAATCCCGTTATCCGGTCTCATTGGCAAAAGAAATTCAGGAACTGTCCCATGCGGAATATCCGGGTGACCAGATGTACACAGCCGGCGATTACTTCGGGCATGCCGATATGGAACCTTATTACGATGTCTTTTACAAACAGGTATCCAAATTTCCGAAGGATGGCGATGTAATGAGTAATTATCCCGAAGACTTCATCGTGGTCAAACCCTTGTTTACCCGCGAGTGGGGAGATGGCGTAGGAGAGAAGCCCCGTGTCAGTCTGAAAGAGAATGAAGAAGAACAGATGCGTCAGTGTCGCAGCCGTATCGAACAGTTGAATGGCAAAGGGTATTTCGACTGGTGCATGCTGGATGCCAATCCGCATATGGGAGGGCATTTTGTATGGAGTTACAACGATTATGCCCGTGGTAGCCAGGATGAAACGATGTACAGCGGTGTGGTCGACATCAACCGTTATCCGAAGTTCAGTTATTTCATGTTGCAGAGTATGCGCGACAAGTCTGTCTCCCAGCCGGGATTGTATGATGGGCCGATGGTCTTTATCGCTTCCTATAATGCATCTGCCGGTTTTACCTCTTCTACAACAGATATTACGGTCTTCTCCAATTGCGATGAAGTAAAATTATACCGTAACGATCAATTGATCGGAAAACAGACACGCGAGGAAAGGACACCGCTGTATCGTCCGGTCGTTGAAAAAGGAGGCAGCCCCGTATTCATCTTCAATGCCGGAGAATATGAAGCCGGAACATTGAAAGCGGAAGCCCTTGTGGATGGAAAAGTGGTGGCTACACATCATGTGACGACACCCGAACAGGCGGATCACCTGGTAGTAGATATCAAAACGAATGGTATTATCCCCGTAGCAGACGGTTCGGATATGATCCCTGTCTATTTTAAGGTTTGCGATAAGAATGGCACTTTAGTCTACAACTCCCGGCAGGAGATCCGGATACGGGTATCGGGAGAAGGTACACTGATCGGAGATACGATCAGCCGTATCGGTATCAATCCGCAAAAAGTCGAAGGCGGTATCGGTTTTGCCTTTATACGTACGACGAAAAAGGCCGGTAAGATCGTTGTGGAAGTTACCGCGGACGGTTTATCAGCCGGTAGGGCAGAGGTTGTGTCGGAACCCTTCCGTAACTCTTATTTGCCGGATGGAGAACATGCGGCATTCAAAGGACAGGAAGAAGATAATGTAGTCGTGAAGCCCTCTTCCTGGCAGAAGCGTATATTGGAAAGACCCCGCCTGAAGATCGCTTCCGTCCAGGTAGGCAGCAGTCAGAACGGGTATCCGTCCTCGAATATCATAGATAATGATGACCACACCTGGTGGATCGCAGGCGAAGATAAACTTCCGCAGGTAATCACGCTGGCGTTGGATCGTCCGGGCTATGTGGCAGCCAGCCGTATTCTTTTTCAGAAAGACAGCTCTTCCTATAAGCACAAAGTAGAGACTTCGCAGGATGGCGAACGCTGGGAACTTTTGTATGAACGGGAATGTACAGGCTGGGAATTCAAGCCGATGACTGTCGACCGTGAAATAAAATATCTTCGTCTGACAATAGAAAATGTCTCCGAAGGACGTGCTGGTTTGGGAGAAATCTCTCTTTATTAG
- a CDS encoding RagB/SusD family nutrient uptake outer membrane protein: MKRLFIYMLAGMTLAGTSCSDFLDTVPKDALSPATTWQTEADAEKFLIGCYDGWGDETGIMYWDCGSDFGFNYHIHENWKNIGNGSMTASNQVADYYGFSLIRRCNDFLKNIEPLEFADAGKKSNMIGQVKTIRAFQYFLKNWWYGGVPIIESYETAEEAKVARNTEEEVKKFIYDEIDAAIPLLNDAPAARGYIAKGTAMALKMRSALYYGDYQRAKEAAKAIMDLGQYELDPDYNNLFTVAGQGSKEIIAAFQRDENLYDNWMIGTMYNNADGGWSSMVPTQNLVDAYEMSNGLTKEEAGSGYDATHPYANRDPRMAMTVLFPGMDWEGGILNTLDATIDGSKNPNNPDDADNASKTGLTWGKYLLDKSQYADMWATNASVIIFRYAEVLLSYAEAENELNGPSADVYGMLDQVRNRVGMPAVDRGKYATQAKLRELIRRERSSELAGEGLRRADILRWKDDSGKMLAETLMNGPLTRVTGTVNASESNPFMRATISGTALIENRSFAVHNRYLPIKQDYLDKNPNLKQNTGY, encoded by the coding sequence ATGAAACGCTTATTTATATATATGCTGGCCGGAATGACATTGGCCGGAACGTCCTGTTCAGACTTTTTGGATACAGTACCCAAAGATGCACTCTCGCCCGCCACTACCTGGCAGACGGAAGCCGATGCTGAAAAGTTCCTGATCGGCTGTTACGACGGTTGGGGTGATGAGACCGGTATCATGTATTGGGACTGCGGTTCCGATTTCGGTTTCAACTACCATATCCATGAAAACTGGAAAAACATCGGTAACGGCAGTATGACAGCCAGCAACCAGGTGGCAGATTATTACGGCTTCTCATTGATCCGTCGTTGTAACGATTTTCTGAAGAACATCGAACCTCTTGAATTTGCCGATGCCGGTAAGAAGAGTAATATGATCGGCCAGGTAAAAACGATCCGTGCTTTCCAATATTTCTTGAAGAACTGGTGGTATGGCGGTGTGCCTATCATCGAGTCGTATGAGACAGCCGAGGAAGCTAAAGTAGCCCGCAATACGGAAGAAGAAGTAAAGAAATTTATTTACGACGAAATCGATGCGGCCATTCCTCTGTTAAACGATGCACCTGCAGCAAGAGGTTATATCGCCAAAGGAACGGCTATGGCTCTCAAAATGCGTTCGGCCTTGTATTATGGCGACTATCAGCGTGCGAAAGAGGCGGCAAAGGCGATTATGGACTTGGGACAATATGAATTGGATCCTGACTATAACAATCTTTTCACCGTAGCAGGACAAGGTTCGAAAGAAATTATCGCAGCCTTCCAGCGTGACGAAAACTTGTATGATAACTGGATGATCGGAACGATGTATAACAATGCAGACGGCGGTTGGTCATCAATGGTTCCGACTCAAAACCTGGTAGATGCCTACGAAATGAGTAACGGTCTGACCAAGGAAGAAGCCGGAAGCGGTTACGACGCTACCCATCCGTATGCAAATCGTGATCCGCGTATGGCAATGACCGTTCTTTTTCCCGGTATGGATTGGGAAGGCGGTATCCTGAATACATTGGATGCTACGATCGACGGAAGTAAAAACCCGAATAACCCGGACGATGCCGATAATGCTTCCAAGACAGGATTGACTTGGGGAAAATATCTGTTGGATAAGTCACAGTATGCCGATATGTGGGCTACGAATGCCTCCGTAATTATCTTCCGGTATGCCGAAGTATTACTGAGTTATGCCGAAGCGGAAAACGAATTGAATGGCCCGTCTGCCGACGTATACGGTATGTTGGATCAGGTTCGTAACCGTGTCGGTATGCCGGCAGTAGACCGTGGTAAATATGCTACACAAGCAAAATTGCGTGAATTGATCCGCCGCGAGCGTTCTTCTGAACTGGCAGGTGAAGGTCTTCGCCGTGCCGATATCCTGCGTTGGAAAGACGATAGTGGCAAAATGTTGGCCGAAACTCTGATGAACGGCCCGCTGACCCGCGTAACAGGAACTGTGAATGCGAGCGAATCAAATCCTTTCATGCGTGCAACGATATCCGGAACTGCTCTGATCGAAAACCGTTCGTTTGCCGTTCATAACCGTTATCTGCCTATCAAGCAGGATTACCTGGATAAGAATCCGAATCTGAAACAGAATACTGGCTATTAA
- a CDS encoding FecR family protein, protein MNLKEGDKIQFEECVSRIRFKPLEVDTDAVYKRLRDRIETSRQRIGVSPIWKYTSVAACIALLCVSSFLIWNITESKPLSYLETTALAGSKAYILLPDSTEVWLNSDSWIRYPESFDDGNRSIELIGEAFFKVTKDQHCPFRVNMDGMSVEVLGTEFNVSAHKKSAAIQTTLLEGSVALYKKNNKSSTPDRVLIPGEQAVYNRDNGDIEVHPVQTSFYVSWATGDYVFENSTFGQIIQTLEHSFNVKFHLKDRSLKETCLTARFTHNESLDEILSILQISMKYEYMIKNKDVFIK, encoded by the coding sequence ATGAATTTGAAAGAAGGAGATAAAATACAGTTTGAAGAATGTGTAAGCCGTATTCGTTTTAAGCCATTGGAGGTTGATACAGATGCTGTTTATAAGAGATTACGTGACCGTATTGAAACATCAAGACAGAGAATAGGTGTTTCTCCGATATGGAAATATACTTCTGTTGCGGCTTGTATAGCTTTATTATGTGTATCTTCTTTTCTTATTTGGAATATAACTGAATCAAAGCCTCTTTCTTATTTGGAGACAACAGCATTGGCTGGATCAAAAGCTTATATATTATTGCCGGATAGTACGGAGGTATGGTTGAATAGTGATTCGTGGATACGTTATCCGGAATCATTTGATGATGGAAATCGGTCAATAGAATTGATAGGTGAGGCCTTTTTTAAAGTAACTAAAGATCAACATTGTCCATTTCGTGTAAATATGGATGGTATGTCAGTGGAGGTGTTGGGTACTGAATTTAATGTATCGGCACACAAAAAATCAGCAGCTATTCAAACTACCTTATTGGAAGGTTCTGTCGCATTATATAAAAAAAACAATAAGAGTTCAACTCCTGATCGGGTTCTGATTCCGGGTGAACAGGCTGTTTACAATAGGGATAATGGAGATATAGAAGTTCATCCGGTTCAAACTTCTTTTTATGTTTCCTGGGCAACAGGTGATTATGTGTTTGAAAATAGTACATTCGGGCAGATAATTCAGACGTTGGAACATTCATTTAATGTGAAATTTCATTTGAAAGATAGATCCTTGAAAGAAACTTGTCTGACAGCTCGATTTACACATAACGAGTCGTTAGATGAAATCTTGTCGATTCTTCAAATATCAATGAAATATGAGTATATGATTAAAAATAAGGATGTATTTATAAAGTAG
- a CDS encoding glycoside hydrolase family 43 protein, with amino-acid sequence MNKGKFLLLIGMLLTACCLKAQVWVADNGDGTYRNPIIHADYSDPDVIRVGDDYYMVASSFTCAPGIPVLHSKDLVNWKIINHVYPRLPLDRYDYPAHGQGSWAPAIRYHDGKYYVYFCTPQEGLFAAYTTDPAKEWTLKHVLHVSQWEDPCPLWDEDGKAYLVRSKLCGGPVYLHRMSEDGLSILDNGKIIYWDEKENPVLEGLKTMKRNGWYYILAPAGGVSTGWQTVLRSRNIEGPYESKKVLQEGNGINGPHQGGFVDTQTGEWWFIHFQDKGVYGRIVHLQPGDWKNDWPVMGIDEKGEGCGLPVLSHKKPNVGKTYPVESPQTSDEFNDSKLGLQWQWQAAGQSKWYSLTASKGALRLYAVSSPTEDGNLYYSGNLLLQKLPAPEFTSTVKMNVSHLQEGERAGLVMMGNNYSYLSVQQKGGKKQIVLSEGKGENCGYIPHEIKNADCPSNDVWLQVKVYPDATCQYSYSMDGTHFTTLDDRFEISKGQWIGAKVGLFCINPDVTDGKGFVDVDYFKVF; translated from the coding sequence ATGAATAAAGGAAAATTCTTACTCTTAATCGGTATGCTGTTAACCGCATGCTGTCTGAAAGCCCAGGTTTGGGTTGCCGATAACGGCGACGGAACCTATCGTAACCCGATCATACATGCCGATTACTCTGATCCGGATGTGATCCGTGTCGGTGATGATTATTATATGGTCGCATCCAGTTTTACCTGTGCACCCGGTATTCCGGTCCTGCATTCCAAAGATTTGGTGAACTGGAAGATCATCAACCATGTTTATCCGCGTCTGCCTTTAGATCGTTATGATTATCCGGCACACGGACAAGGGTCATGGGCTCCGGCAATCCGCTATCACGACGGAAAGTATTATGTCTATTTCTGCACTCCGCAGGAGGGTTTGTTCGCTGCCTATACGACCGATCCTGCTAAAGAATGGACCTTGAAGCATGTCTTGCATGTGTCGCAGTGGGAGGACCCTTGTCCTTTGTGGGATGAAGACGGAAAGGCTTATCTGGTGAGAAGCAAGCTCTGTGGTGGTCCGGTCTATCTGCACCGTATGTCGGAAGATGGTTTGAGCATCCTCGATAACGGGAAGATCATCTATTGGGACGAAAAAGAAAATCCGGTGCTCGAAGGATTGAAGACGATGAAGAGGAATGGCTGGTATTATATCCTGGCTCCAGCGGGCGGTGTTTCGACTGGCTGGCAAACAGTACTGCGTTCAAGGAATATCGAAGGACCGTATGAATCGAAGAAAGTTTTGCAGGAAGGCAACGGCATAAACGGACCTCACCAGGGAGGTTTTGTCGATACACAGACCGGTGAATGGTGGTTCATCCATTTTCAGGACAAAGGGGTGTATGGCCGTATTGTCCATCTTCAACCCGGTGACTGGAAAAACGACTGGCCTGTTATGGGTATAGATGAAAAAGGGGAAGGATGCGGGTTGCCTGTACTGTCTCACAAAAAGCCGAATGTCGGTAAAACATATCCGGTCGAATCGCCACAGACTTCCGATGAATTCAACGACAGCAAACTGGGTTTACAGTGGCAATGGCAGGCCGCAGGTCAGTCTAAATGGTATTCCCTGACCGCTTCGAAAGGGGCATTGAGATTGTATGCCGTTTCATCTCCGACAGAAGACGGGAATCTTTATTATTCCGGGAATCTGTTACTTCAGAAATTACCTGCTCCGGAGTTTACTTCGACGGTGAAGATGAATGTCAGTCATTTGCAGGAAGGAGAAAGGGCCGGTTTGGTCATGATGGGAAATAATTACTCTTATCTGTCTGTACAGCAAAAAGGCGGAAAGAAACAAATTGTCCTTAGCGAGGGAAAGGGAGAGAATTGTGGTTATATCCCTCATGAAATAAAGAATGCTGACTGTCCATCGAATGATGTCTGGCTGCAGGTAAAGGTCTATCCGGATGCGACTTGCCAGTATTCTTACAGCATGGATGGTACGCATTTTACGACATTGGATGACCGTTTTGAAATATCGAAAGGACAGTGGATCGGCGCTAAAGTCGGACTTTTCTGCATTAACCCGGACGTAACAGACGGCAAAGGCTTTGTCGATGTCGACTACTTTAAAGTCTTTTGA
- a CDS encoding glycoside hydrolase family protein codes for MKLYSLLLCTSVAFCIGTQSMTAQITERPRPAEWDNLVEGARFIDRFLPMPAGKLSSDVWGAKEVVPRYVDNGIEDNVRSYWGGNILKDEDNKYHLYVCGWPENSPKGHMFWPNSTVYHAVCDNSIGPFIIKDTIGSGHNPEAFRLKDGRVVVYVIDGYYLADDLNGPWTRKKFDFDNRDRRIIEGLSNLTFAQREDGSYLMVCRGGGVWISQTGLSPYNQITDKRVYPPVKGEFEDPVVWRDHVQYHLIVNDWLGRIAFYLRSKDGVNWVTDPGEAYLPGVSVHEDGKVENWFKYERIKILQDEYGRAIQANFAVIDTLKNEDLPSDNHSSKNISIPLNPGLLLTVLDTQPVTDKTKAIRVKIAAEKGFNPQTDIDLNSLRFGASTEVNYGRGCKVQSTENDGKDLIVTFDAKGNGITAEEFAPKLIGKTTSGKLLYGYARLPWISYNDPILSARMPVFASDSPDISVVVENFGQVVSKKAVLKLEQVQDGKRKIVGQTKLSSLVPYGKTNVILTNKIKFEKGKAYDFVLTIRTSDNVVSTYSFQTTL; via the coding sequence ATGAAACTCTATTCTTTATTATTGTGTACATCTGTCGCTTTCTGTATCGGAACGCAGAGTATGACTGCACAGATCACAGAAAGGCCGCGTCCCGCTGAGTGGGATAATCTTGTCGAAGGTGCCCGGTTCATAGACCGTTTTCTTCCTATGCCTGCCGGAAAACTGAGCTCCGATGTATGGGGAGCCAAAGAAGTTGTTCCGCGCTATGTGGATAACGGGATTGAAGACAATGTCCGTTCCTATTGGGGAGGAAATATCCTGAAAGATGAGGATAATAAATACCATCTGTATGTTTGCGGTTGGCCGGAAAATTCTCCGAAAGGACATATGTTCTGGCCCAACTCGACGGTCTATCATGCCGTATGCGATAATTCTATCGGCCCGTTCATAATCAAAGATACCATCGGTTCGGGACATAACCCGGAGGCTTTCCGCCTGAAAGACGGACGTGTGGTCGTTTATGTTATCGACGGCTATTACCTGGCGGACGACCTGAACGGTCCGTGGACCCGTAAGAAGTTTGACTTCGACAACCGCGACCGCCGCATTATCGAGGGCCTTTCAAATCTGACATTCGCACAGCGTGAGGACGGCTCTTACCTGATGGTATGCCGTGGAGGTGGCGTATGGATCAGCCAAACCGGACTTTCCCCTTACAATCAGATTACGGACAAACGGGTATATCCTCCGGTAAAAGGAGAATTTGAAGACCCTGTCGTTTGGCGAGATCATGTCCAGTATCACCTGATCGTAAATGACTGGTTGGGACGTATCGCCTTCTATCTTCGTTCAAAAGACGGTGTGAACTGGGTAACCGATCCGGGAGAGGCTTATCTGCCGGGTGTTTCCGTGCATGAGGACGGAAAGGTGGAAAACTGGTTCAAGTATGAGCGTATCAAGATTTTACAGGATGAATACGGTCGTGCTATCCAGGCTAATTTTGCCGTGATCGATACATTGAAAAATGAAGACCTTCCGAGTGATAATCATAGCTCCAAGAATATAAGTATCCCGTTGAATCCGGGTCTGCTGCTGACCGTTCTCGATACTCAGCCTGTTACGGATAAAACAAAAGCGATCCGTGTAAAGATTGCTGCCGAGAAAGGATTTAACCCACAGACGGATATCGATCTCAATTCCTTGCGTTTCGGTGCATCTACAGAGGTCAATTATGGCAGAGGCTGTAAAGTTCAAAGTACGGAGAATGACGGGAAAGACCTGATTGTTACTTTCGATGCAAAAGGTAACGGCATAACAGCCGAAGAGTTCGCCCCTAAATTAATAGGAAAAACGACTTCCGGTAAATTGCTCTACGGATATGCCCGTTTGCCTTGGATCAGCTATAACGATCCGATCCTTTCTGCCCGGATGCCGGTATTTGCATCAGATAGCCCGGATATAAGTGTCGTAGTAGAGAATTTCGGACAGGTGGTTTCTAAAAAGGCAGTCCTGAAGCTGGAACAAGTTCAGGATGGGAAAAGGAAGATTGTCGGACAAACAAAATTGTCTTCTCTTGTACCTTACGGCAAAACAAATGTGATATTGACCAATAAAATAAAGTTTGAAAAAGGGAAAGCATACGATTTTGTCCTGACCATTCGTACGTCGGATAACGTTGTATCCACTTACAGTTTTCAGACAACTTTATAG
- a CDS encoding RNA polymerase sigma-70 factor, protein MRIRTPLNNKKDDLIFNIIQGDEKAFRQLFDMYYLRLYHVAIYYLSSKESAEEVVSDVFYTIWNRKETLHEIENIESYLYISTKNQALHYIRRSNTPECSPLDLYNIELIADNTNPESVLLDQEQQELIQKAINSLPEKCREVFRLFLSDKLKQKEIATLLNISQKTVEAHIATAYKKIHAYLKKRY, encoded by the coding sequence ATGAGGATAAGGACTCCACTAAACAATAAAAAAGATGATCTGATTTTCAATATCATTCAAGGAGACGAAAAAGCCTTTCGCCAACTTTTTGATATGTATTATCTCAGATTATACCATGTGGCTATCTACTATCTATCCTCCAAAGAATCAGCTGAAGAAGTTGTATCTGATGTTTTTTACACGATTTGGAATAGAAAAGAAACACTCCATGAAATAGAAAATATAGAAAGTTATCTCTACATTTCTACCAAAAACCAGGCTCTACATTATATAAGAAGATCTAATACTCCAGAGTGTTCACCCTTAGACTTATATAATATAGAGTTGATAGCAGACAATACCAATCCAGAATCTGTTTTACTGGACCAGGAGCAACAAGAACTGATACAGAAAGCAATCAACTCCTTGCCGGAAAAATGCAGGGAAGTATTCAGATTGTTCCTTTCCGACAAACTCAAGCAAAAAGAAATCGCCACTTTACTGAATATATCACAAAAGACAGTAGAAGCTCATATTGCAACGGCTTATAAGAAAATACATGCTTATCTGAAGAAAAGGTATTAA